A segment of the Streptomyces pactum genome:
AGCTGGACTGGGAGGCGCCCTTCGAGGAGGGCAAGTGGTTCTGGCCGCCGGAGCTGGTGTCGTTGTACGACACCCCGATGTGGAAGCGGATGAGCGAGGAGCAGCGCATCGTGCTCTCCCAGCACGAGGCCGCGGCGCTCGCCTCGCTCGGCATCTGGTTCGAGCTGATCCTCATGCAGCTCCTGGTCCGGCACATCTACGACAAGGCCGCGACGAGCGCGCACGTGCGCTACGCGCTGACCGAGATCGAGGACGAGTGCCGGCACTCGAAGATGTTCGCCCGGCTGATATCGCGCGGCGAGACTCCCTGGTACCCCGTGAGCCCGGTCCACCAGCACCTGGGGCGCCTGTTCAAGACGATCTCCACCACGCCCGGCTCCTTCACCGCCACGCTGCTCGGCGAGGAGGTGCTGGACTGGATGCAGCGGCTGACCTTCCCCGACGAGCGGGTCCAGCCGCTGATCCGGGGCGTCACGCGCATCCACGTCGTGGAGGAGGCCCGCCACGTGCGCTACGCCCGTGAGGAGCTGCGCCGCCAGAT
Coding sequences within it:
- a CDS encoding AurF N-oxygenase family protein, with product MTTLTEADALDGLRDALGLLKDREQVAERLLDSSAKHSFDPDKELDWEAPFEEGKWFWPPELVSLYDTPMWKRMSEEQRIVLSQHEAAALASLGIWFELILMQLLVRHIYDKAATSAHVRYALTEIEDECRHSKMFARLISRGETPWYPVSPVHQHLGRLFKTISTTPGSFTATLLGEEVLDWMQRLTFPDERVQPLIRGVTRIHVVEEARHVRYAREELRRQMVTAPKWSQEFTRITSGEFARVFSIAFINPEVYTNVGLDKREALAQVKASGHRKEIMQTGAKRLTDFLDDIGVLRGVGRKLWRSSGLLA